GGCTCATTTTAGTGCAATTTTTTAGTGAGTAACAGGCTTTTTTTCTAAAATATGTGAAACTTACAGACTAATTTCAAAATAACACACGAAATTTTCATGAATAAAGTCCTGTTTTTTGAACTAGATCTTTTCACCTGCTCTACTTGACGAAAATATTACAAAAAATATATCAATATCAAATCATGGAAACGATTACTTTGTTGTGAAGAGTTATGTTAAAACTATAGAGTTACTTAAGACATAGGGGGAATTTTATCATGAGAGACGTAATTAAAGACCCGTTTAGATGATCCGACTTTTCACATCAAAAAGATCTATCATTTATTAATAGTTAACAAGCTAAAGCATTAGATAAAGATGATACCTTTTTGTCTCATAAAATTAATTTGTATGTTATAAAAATAAAATTACTTATGACCTTCGACACGGATAAATCTAATTAAGAATAAAAACACGTCGAATTTTGTTACATTTGATCGAATTGACGCGGATAATGTAACAGGTTAATCTTTGGTTGAAACGAAGTCGTGTTTGATATTTAGATTCAAAGATGATTTTTTCCACCCTTCTGCTAATTTAATAAATTCAAATGCAAGCTGTACATTTTACATTGAAAAGTTTTGATCACATATCTTCTATATAAAGTTAGTAATGTACAATTTGCAGCACAAATCGAAATAATCATTTATTACTTTAGCAAACAAATCTAAATACTCAGCACAGAGGCCGTTTCCAGGTCTAAGAAAATTGGGAATCTTCAATTTTTTTAGATACATTATTTAAGGGAGAGAGAGGTATTTTATGAACAAGTTTGTAAAGAAAGCAACAGCATTAACCTTTACTACAGCTTTATTAGTCAGTGGCGGAACTCAAGCTTTTGCGCAAGAAAAGGACAGCAAAGATTTCAATGAAAGCTATGGGATTTCTCATATCACACGTGAGGATATGAGTAAATTGCCTGTACAGCATGGCAACGAAAAATTTGAAGTTCCAAAATTCGATGAGAAATCAATCAAAAATATCCCTTCCGCAAAAGGATTAGATGTATGGGATACTTGGCCTCTTCAAAATGCTGATGGAACAGTGGCAGAATATAAAGGCTACGAAATCGTTTTTGGCTTGGCAGGTAACCCTAAAGATTCAAATGATACATTTGTTTACATGTTCTATAAGAAAAAAGGCGACAATTCTATTGAGAACTGGAAAAACGCTGGTAAAGTATTTAAGCCAAATGATAAATACGCACCAAACGATCCGATTCTAGACAAACAATCAGAAGAATGGTCAGGTTCTGCAACCTTAACAACTGAAGGTGATGTTCGCTTATTCTATACAAGCCGTCAGAAAATGGAGCCAGAGGCTGGACAATTTGGTAAACAAACCTTAACAACAGCTAAAATCAATGTATCTCAACCAGATTCTGATCAGCTGAAAATTGATGGTGTAGAAGATTTCAAAACGATCTTTGATGGAGACGGGAAATACTATCAAACTGTTGAGCAAGCTTTCGGTAATGGAGATTATTCTGATAATCATACATTAAGAGACCCTCACTATATTGAAGACAATGGCCGTAAATATCTTGTTTTTGAAGCAAATACTGGGACAGAAGTTGGTTACCAAGGAGAGGAATCTCTGTATAACAAAGCTTACTACGGTAATAGCGAAGCATACTTCCAAGCAGAAAAAACGAAATTGTTGCAAAGTGATAAAAAGGATTTAGCAGAAATGGCAAACGGAGTACTTGGAATTATTGAAATCAATGACGATTATTCTGTAAAGAGAGTAATGAAACCGTTGATTGCATCTAATACTGTAACTGATGAAATTGAAAGAGCCAATGTATTTAAAAAGAATGGCAAATGGTACTTGTTCACAAGTTCTAGAGGATCTAAAATGACTACTGACGGTGTTGATGCTAAAGATATTTACATGTTTGGCTACGTGTCAAATTCTTTATCTGAAGGATACAAACCTTTAAATGATACAGGAATGGTACTGCACCATAGACTTGATCCTAAAGACATTACTTGGAATTACGCACACTTTGTAATTCCGCAAAAGAATAGTGATAATTTTGTTGTCACAAGCTACATGACCAATAGAGGGTATTTTGAAGACCATCAATCTACCTTTGCTCCAAGTTTCCAACTGAACATTAAAGGATCAAAAACATCTGTCGTAAAAGACAGCATCTTGGAACAAGGACAAGTAACAGTTGATGGTGAAGGCAAAAAGAAGTAAATAAAATTAAGGATAATATGTAGTGGGCTGGTGGAATATCCTGGAGAAAATGTCGGTTATATACCGACATTTTCTTTTTTGTTTAAATGTTAACTGCTGCCTAAGAAAATATCCTGATGGCAAATGAGAATATTAATGACTATTGTAGCATCATTAGATGATGTACGAAGTAACTAGATGGCTTATAATGTCACATAGTTTCTTGGAAATGAAAGGGTTTACTTTTACGAATATTACAATACTAGATAAGTTTTCGTATGCTTATCGACCCATTTTTCAATATAATACTTTTATCCTGTGGTTTATTTACAAAAATAATGCCATAAAAATGATTATGTGAAATTATGAAAACCTTTGCTTTTTTTAACCTTTAAGGGTAGAAATGATATTCAAAAATATTTATAGATAATCTTAAAGACGAATATTAAATGTATAAAAACAATTAAAAATGTTATTTTTTACGTATTTTTGATTCGATTAAATCTTTAAATAGTCAAACGTTCGTTGTAACCGCATAAAAAATATAGTTGTAAAATCTAAATTATGTATAAAAAACGACCTTTTTTCAGTGCTGGATAAATAGAGAAAGAAACTAAAGAAATTGTTATAGTAAAATTAACATGAGATTAATAAAACATTTAAATCTATAACAATAGTCGTAGTTATATAGTATTGAAAATGAATAAAAGTTGAATCTTGTGACCTTTGATCGATTTGACTCAAAGAAATTATCCAGTTAATCTTGGGTTGAAGCAAAATCGTGTCTGATATTTAGATTTTAGGAGATTATTTTCCCCCTAATCGGTTTCTGACTTAATAAATTCACTTGCAAATAAGTACATATGAAACATTTAAACTGGCCAGGCCTCATGAACTTATTATTTAGATATTCGTTCTATTTTAGTGGGGAATGTTACGGTACAATTTGCAGTCTTGATTGGCAGTTATCAATTTAGGGAGGATTTTATTAAGTTAGCAAAAAAATCTAATAATCTAATACATAACACGAGGAAGTTTCATGATCTGAAAGATTGAGAAATTATCATTTTCAATTTTTTAGATACGTCATTAAAAGGAGAGGAATTTATGAAGATCAACAAGTTTGTGAAACAAGCAACAGCATTAACCTTTACTACAGCGTTGCTAGTAGGAGGCGGAACTCAAGCTTTTGCGAAAGAAGCAGAAAGCAGAGATCACAATGAAAGCTATGGAATTTCTCATATCACTCGTTCCGATATGCTTAAACTTCCTCAACAGCATGACAATGCACGTTTTGAAGTACCGAAATTCGATGCCGATTCAATCAGAAACATCCCTACTGCACAAGGATACGATAAGAATGGCAACTTTACAGAATTAGATGTATGGGATAGCTGGCCGCTGCAAAATGCTGATGGCACAGTAGCA
This window of the Bacillus gobiensis genome carries:
- a CDS encoding glycoside hydrolase family 68 protein — its product is MNKFVKKATALTFTTALLVSGGTQAFAQEKDSKDFNESYGISHITREDMSKLPVQHGNEKFEVPKFDEKSIKNIPSAKGLDVWDTWPLQNADGTVAEYKGYEIVFGLAGNPKDSNDTFVYMFYKKKGDNSIENWKNAGKVFKPNDKYAPNDPILDKQSEEWSGSATLTTEGDVRLFYTSRQKMEPEAGQFGKQTLTTAKINVSQPDSDQLKIDGVEDFKTIFDGDGKYYQTVEQAFGNGDYSDNHTLRDPHYIEDNGRKYLVFEANTGTEVGYQGEESLYNKAYYGNSEAYFQAEKTKLLQSDKKDLAEMANGVLGIIEINDDYSVKRVMKPLIASNTVTDEIERANVFKKNGKWYLFTSSRGSKMTTDGVDAKDIYMFGYVSNSLSEGYKPLNDTGMVLHHRLDPKDITWNYAHFVIPQKNSDNFVVTSYMTNRGYFEDHQSTFAPSFQLNIKGSKTSVVKDSILEQGQVTVDGEGKKK